The genomic interval CGCTTATAGGGATGGGGTCGCCCAGCCCCAACTCGTAGAACTGGAGGGAGGCCTCCCGGCGCGCCTCGTTGTCCGCCTTGTTGGCCACCAACAGGATGGGCTTGCCTGTGGCTCGCAACGACTCGGCGATCTCCATGTCGGTGGCTGTGAGGCCTTGGGCGGCGTCCACCACCATGACCAGCACCTGGGCCTCGGCCACCGCCACCTCTACCTGGCGGCGCACCAGGGCTGTCATGGGCTCCTCAGAGGTGGGGTCCAGGCCTCCAGTATCCACAAGGGTCACCTTGTGCCCTGCGATCTCCACATCGGCGTAGAGGCGGTCGCGGGTGGTGCCTGGGATATCGGCCACGATGGCCTTTCGTTCCCCCACCAGGCGGTTGAAGAGGGTGGACTTGCCCACGTTGGGCCGTCCCACGATAGCCACCACGGTGCTATGGGCCAGGGCGGTGGCCGGCTCTGTCATGGGCGTGTGATGGTCACCTCCACCTCTGCCGGCGTCACTGCTACCAGGGTGGTGCCCTGAGGGGGGAGGACGATGATGGGAAGCCTATACGTCCCTGGCCCCAAGCCTTGCAGCGCCACTTGGGCCGAGATCTGCTGAGGCAAGATGGTGCGCAGAAGGGGTAGGGGGCCTGCAATGGTCACCTGGACGAGGGGCGGAAGGCCTCGCACGGTCAGCTCGGGGGCTAGGCCGCGGGGCGCAGGGGCCACCCCGAAGGTGGCCTGGGCCAGGGCTGGCCGTATCCGTACCGTCACCCGCACGCGGGCATCGCCTTGGACACTCACCCCAGATGGGAGGCGCAGCCTCACTGTGGCTGTGACGTCCTCTCGGGCGTCTGATATGTCCACGGTCTCAGTCTGTAGGGAGTTGAGGCTGGCCACCGTCTCCTCTGGCCCCGATATGACCATTACCGCTGGCTCAGCTATCACCTCCTCCACGTTGTAGCCGGGAGCAGGGGTGCCTTTGAGGCGTGGTTCCACTGGCACCAACCTGCCCACCTCGGCGCGGCGGATGGGGACGGTAACGGTGGCGATGGAGGGCTGAAGGGAGACCCCTCTTACCACCACCCCCAGCCTATCCTGGGGCTCCAGGGGGACGGCCCGCAGCACCTCGGCCGTGGCGCCCCGGATGTCTACACGGGCCAGGGCCTTGGCCACCAGGGACACCAGATCGCGGGGGCCGGCCACCATTACCTCCGAAGGCGTCACCTGGGGTAGGGAAGGGGCTAGGCCGGGGGCTGGCTCGCCCGTTACCATGGCCTCCACCGGCACCGTCTTAGTGAAGAGGGGGACCAGCTCCACCGTCAACTCCGCCGGCACAGCCCCCAACACCCGCAGGCCGCCGCGACTGGTGCGGGGCTCCAGCTGGACAGGCACCAGGTGCTTACCCTCCCCTAGCCCCGACAGGACCACAAATGCCCGGAAGTCATCTGGCGTCAGCTTGTCCCAGACGTCGGCTGCAGCCTGGGCCCGCACCTGCACCCGCGGCAGCTCGCTGGCCAGCGCCAGTCCTTCAGGAAGATTGACTGGCTGCACTGGCACCTCCAAGTCGGGGATGATGCCCCGCTTGAGATCGTCCTGCTCGCCGCCGGTGAAGAACCAGAGGAGGGTGGCCAGGGCCAGCGAGAGGGCGGCTAGGCCAGCGTTAGCCCGTAGGGAGGCCATGAGCTTGCCCAACGCTGCTAATGCCTGGGCCCGGCGGCTGCCCATGTCGTCCATGGCTCGATTCTAGGAAGGTACCGCCTTGATTTGTGGCGGGGAGGACAGAAGAAAGCTCCTCAGCACGGCGCGCAGGTGGGAGGCATCTGTCACCGTCAGCATGCGGCCGTTGGCAGCCACGGAGACCTCCCCTGTTTCCTCCGACACCACCACGCATACGGCGTCGGTGACCTCTGAGAGGCCCAGGGCGGCCCGGTGCCGCAGGCCATGGCCGTCGGTACGCGCCGAGAGGGGGAGGGTGCAGCCGCACGCCAAGATGCGGTCGCCACGGATGATAACCGCGCCATCGTGTAAGGGGGTGGTAGGTGTGAAGATGCCCTCTAAGAGCTGGCGGCTCACCAGGGCGTCAAGCCTTATCCCTGTGTCGGCATACTCCTCTAGGCCTGTTCCCCGTTCCAGGACGATGATGGCCCCGTGGCGACGCTGGGAAAGGGCGAGGGCCGTCTCCGTCACTGCTTCTACCGTCTCAGCCAGGGGGGGGCGGGCGCTCCACGGCCAAAGGCCTGTGCGCCCCAAACGCTCCAGGAAGCGGCGGATCTCCGGCTGGAAGATCACGGGGATGGCGATGAGGAGGGCGGGAAAGGAGTTGCGCAACACCCATTGCAACACCCGCAGCTCCAGTACCTGGGCCAAGATGATGACCACCACCACCAGGATGATGGCCCCCCTTAGGAGGGCCATGGCTACTGTCCCCTTCGCCAGTACCAGGACGGCATAGATGATGGCGGCGATGGCCAAAATATCTAGGATGCTTGCTGGCTCGAAGCGGTTGAAGGCCTCGTGCAGGGCCTGAGGTAAGCTCACGGCTGCGCCTCCTCGGCCGCTAGCAGCAGGATGAGGAGGGCCTTTATGGCGTGAGTCTTGTTTTCCGCTTGCTGCCAGACCACCGAGTGTCGCCCTTCTATGACCTCGTCGGTCACCTCCTCTCCCCGGTGAGCGGGGAGGTTGTGCATGAAGATGGCGTCGGGGCGAGCCAGGGACAGGAGCTGGCTATTTACCTGGAAACCGGCGAACGCCAGGCGACGGGCCTCGGCCTCCGCTTCCTGCCCCATGCTGACCCATACATCGGTGTAGACCACATCTGCCCCATCCACCGCCTCTTGGGGGCGGGTAAAGGTGGCCACGCTCCCGCCGCTGGCCTGAGCATGACGGCGTGCCTCCGTCAGCACATCGTCGGGCATCCCGTAGCCGGGAGGGGAAGCGATACGGAAATGCATCCCTGCCATGGCCGCTGCGAGGCAAAGGGAGCGGGCCACGTTGTTAGCGTCCCCTACGAAGGCCAAGTTCACCCCTTGCAGCTGGCCTTTCACCTCCCAGATGGTCAGGAGGTCTCCCAAGGCCTGGGTGGGGTGCTCCTGGTCCGAAAGGGCGTTGATGATGGGCACCTTGGCGTAGCGCGCCATTTCCTCCAGGGTGGAATGGGCAAAGGTGCGCACAGCGATGACGTCCACATGTCGGGCCAGGACACGGACCACATCGCGCACCGGCTCCCTCACCCCCAGGCCCACCTCTTGGGGCGAGAAGTAAAGGCAATGGCCCCCCAAGGAGCGCAGGGCCACCTCAAAAGATAGGCGGGTGCGCAAAGAGGGCTTCTCGAAGAGGAGAGCCAGGATGCGTCCGGCAAGGGACGGGGCGGGCTTGCCGGCCTTCAGCAGGCGCGCTAGTTCCAACGTGGCCATCAAACCTTGGGGGCCTAGGTCGGCCACCGATAGGACATGAAGGCCGCGCAGGTTCACAGACATGGCCACAGCCAGTATAGCATGAGCCCCTTGAGGTAGGTGATGGGCTAAAATGGTGACAAGCTAGCCGGCTGGGGAGGCATAGAGCTATGGCAGGGCTGTGGGAGCGTTATAGCACGCCTGTCATGGCTGCCCTAGCTGCCCCTTTGCTGGTGGCCTTGGGGTTCTTGCTGGGCCGCCACACCACCAACGCGCCGCCGCTGGAGTTGGCGCCTTCAGATGTGCGGGTCTACGTCGTCGGGTCCGTTCGCCAGCCCGGTGTCTACGCCCTGTGGGAGGGGGCGCGGTGGATGGACGCGCTGGAGGCAGCCGGCGGGCCAACGGAGGACGCCGACCTGGAGGCGGTGAACCTGGCACGCCGCGTGCGCGATGAGGACCTCATCGTCATACCCCGAAGAGGACAGGAGGGCCGATCGGCATTGGTGAACATAAACACCGCCTCTGCCCGCGAGCTGGAGGCCCTGCCGGGCATTGGGCCGGTGCGGGCGGAAGCCATCGTCCGCTCGCGCCAGGAGGAGGGCCCCTTTCAAAGCATCGATGATTTGGTAACGCGCATGCTAATACCGCGGTCGGTCTTGGAGGACATCAAGGACAAGGTGACGGTGGGGCCCTGAGCGCGCTGGGATATCTTGCCCTGGCCTGGCTTTTGGGGCTGGCTGCTGCGGCCTGGAGCGATGGCCAGCCCTGGGCGGTGGTGGCGGCGTCCCTGCTCTGGACGCTTAGCATAGGGTTGTGGCGTGGGAGGGAGGGGCTACTGGTCTTGGCGGGGGTGGTGCTGGTGCTAGCCGCTGGCTGGCGTTACACCTCTGTCCCTCGCGGCACCTCGAGCGATATTGGCCCTTTGATGGAGGTGGGGCCGGTGCGCCTCCGGGGGGTGGTGGATGCCGAGCCCCAAGCCCTAGGCAGTGCTGTCCGCTATCGAGTGGCCGTGCGCCATGTGCAGGTGGAGGGAGGGTGGCAAGCGGTACGAGGCCGGGTGCTGGTGACCATGCCTGCCTCCACATCCTTTCAGTACGGCGACCTGCTTGAGCTGGACGGTGAGCTGCAAGCTCCCCCTTCCTTCCCGGACTTCGATTATCGGGCCTATTTGGCTAGGCAGGGCATTAGGGCCCTCATGCCCTACCCAAGGGCCCGCTGGCTGGCGGGGGGGATGGGCGACGCCGTGCTGGCTCGCATCGTGGAGCTGCGGGGACGGCTTGCCGGAGCCCTTGAGGAGGCCCTGCCGGAGCCGGAGGCCTCTTTGGCCCAAGGTGTCCTGTTGGGGAAAAGGGGGGCCTTGCCCCCCCAGGTGCTCCAGGACATGGACGCCACCGGGCTTTCACATCTGCTGGCTGCCTCGGGGCAGAACGTGGCCCTCATCGCTGGTGTGACCACCTTAGCCTTGGCCTGGCTAGTGGGGCGGCGGCAGGCGGCTCTAGTGGGCCTCGCCCTAACCGGGTCCTACGCCTTTCTCGTGGGAGGCAGCCCACCCGTCGTGCGGGCGGCCATCATGGGTGGGCTCCACGGTCTAGCCTTGTTGGTGGGGAGACCGGGGGGAGGGCTTCAGCCCCTCTTGTTGGCGGGGACAGCCATGACGGCCTGGGACCCTTTGCTCGCCGACGACCTCTCCTTCCAGCTCAGCTTCGCGTCCACCTTGGGCCTGGTTTGGGCATCTCATCCGTTGCAGTCTCTGGCCTGGCGGTGGCTGGAGGGGCGGGCTCCTGCGCCAGTGTTGGGCCTCCTATGGCCGTTAATGGGGGTGATGGCCATGACGGTGGCCGCTGTGGCCTTCACCCTGCCCGTAATGGCCCTCAACTTCGGACGCCTGTCGACGGTGGCTCTTGTGGCCAATGTGCTGGCGGTGCCGGCCTTTGCTCCCCTGCTCCTTACCTCGGCGGTGGTGGCGGCCCTCGGGGTGGTCTGGGAGGGGCTGGCTCCCTGGCTAGGTTGGGTGGTGTGGCCCTGGGCTGCCTATATCCTGGGAGTGGCCAAGGCCCTGGCTGCCCTGCCAGGGGCCGTGGTCTCCCTGCAGAACGTCGGCATGGGACATGTGTTGGCTTATGTGGCAGCTCTGGGGCTGGCGACGCTACTCCTGGTTCGCAAGAGGGAGAGGAGGGCGGTGGCCCTGGTCCCTCTGCCGGGTCGGGCGCTGGCGATGCTGACCCTGGTCGCCTTGGCGGGGAGTGTGGGCTGGCTATGGGTCTCCCTTCCCCATGGCCACCTGTTGCGGGTGGTCTTTATGGACGTGGGGGATGGCGCTGCTGCCCTTATCACCACCCCGGCTGGCCATCGCGTTCTCATCGATGGTGGCCCTAGTGGGGAAGCCCTCATGGCTGCCCTGGGGCGTAACCTCCCCTTCTGGGAGCGACGTCTTGACCTGGTGGTGGTCACTTGGCCCAAGGCCACCCGCCTAGGGGGGCTGGTGGAGGCCATGGACCGGTACGAGGTGGGGTGGGTGCTAGCTGCCCCCATGGCCGTAGACACCGCCCTTTTCCGCTCCTTCCAAGAGGCGTCCCGCAGGCAAGGGGTGGTACAGCGGCGGGGTGTGGCGGGGACCCACGTGTCCATGGGGGAAGCAGCGCTGGAGGTGCTATATCCCCAGGATGAGGGCCCCATGGCTTTGAGGATCCGATATGGCACCGTCTCCTTCCTCTTCCTCTCGGACCTGGGGACATGGGAGCAGGAGCAACTCCTGCGGCTCCACAGCCTGAAAGGAGATGTGGTCCTGCTGCCCCGGGGAGGGAGCGAGGGCTCCCTTGACCCAGTAGTGGCGCGGGAGATGGCGCCCCGGCTGGCCATTCTATCGGTGGGGGGCGGGGGCCGCAGCCATCGCGACCCCTCACCCGAAACCTTGGCCTTGCTGGAGGGAGCCCAGGTCCTGCGCACCGACCTCCACGGTGACATCGTGGTGGAGACGGATGGCCGCCACCTATGGGTGAGGCATGGGCGCTGAAGCGCTGGGCGTCTATACTTTCATATTGTGATCCGCCACGATGGTCGTCGCCCTGAGGACCTCCGTCCGGTGAGGATCCAGGCGGGGGCCTTGGAGTTCGCCGAGGGTTCGGCCCTCATTGAGATGGGTAAGACGCGGGTGCTATGTGCAGTGACGGTGGAGCCCCGCGTCCCCCAGTTCGCTCGCAACACGGGCTCTGGCTGGGTCACCGCTGAATATGGCATGCTCCCCCGTTCCTCTCCGCAGCGTATACCCCGCGAGCGTCAGAGCGGACGCGTCTTCGAGATCCAGCGCCTCATCGGCCGCTCCCTGCGGGCCGTGACCCAGTTGGACCTCCTGGGTGAGCGCACCTTCATCATAGACTGCGACGTCCTGCAGGCCGATGGTGGCACTCGCACGGCGGCTATCACCGGCGGCTTCGTGGCCCTGGCCCAGGCCATGCATCATCTATGGCAGCAGGGCGAGCTCCCTTCCTGGCCTCTGCGAGGGCAGGTGGCGGCGGTCAGCGTGGGGATAGTCGACGGCATCCCCATGCTGGACCTCTCCTATGAAGAGGACTCCCGCGCCCAAGTGGACATGAATGTGGTCATGACCGATGCGCAGGAGCTGGTGGAGATCCAGGGCACGGCTGAGGCCCTACCCTTCAGCCGTAGGACCCTGGACCAGCTTTTGGACCTGGCTGCCACGGGGATAAAGGAGCTATTGCAGGTGCAGGCTCAAGCCTTGGCCCAGGCCGGCATACAACTCCCCTAGACATACTCCCCAAGGAAGGTGCCGCCCAGGATATGCACATGGGCGTGCTCCTGGGACTGCATGGCATCGAATCCGAAGTTGGACAGGAGGCGGAAACCGTTGGGGCAGAACTTGCGCCCTATCTCCACCGCCACCTTCCCCACCGGCCCCATGTTACGCCATAGCTCGTCCTGCGTCATATGGGCCTTGGGGATGGCCAGAAGCATCACCGGCACCCACCGCAGGCGGTTGCGGAAGACCATCACCTCGTCGTCCTCGTAGATGATCTCCGCTGGCTCCCTCTTGGCCACGATCTCGCAGAACACGCAGTAGCGCATGTTCTGCCTCCCGCCCTACATGAACTCGTAGCCCCCGCGTATGCCGGGGGGGTCTTGGTCGATGATGACGTTGACGCAAGCTGGCTTACCCGAAGCTAGGGCCCGCTCCAGGGCCGGCCTTATCTGATGGGGCTCGGTGACGAACTCCCCATGGCCGCCCAGGGCCTCCACCACCAGGTCGTAGCGGGCGTTGTCTCCTAGCAGGGATGCCACTACCCGGTCCTTGCCGTACATGAGCCTCTGACCCACCACGATCTGGCCCCACTGGCGGTCGTTGCCCACCACGGAGACGATGGGCATATTGAAGCGGACGAAGGTGTCGAACTCGAAGCCGTTGAGGCCGAAGGTGCCGTCGCCGTTGACCATGAGGATGCGCTTGTGGGGGAAGACGGTAGCCAGGGCCATGCAGAAGCCCGTGCCCACCCCCAAGGTGCCGAAGGGGCCGGGGTCGTACCACTGGCCAGGATTGTTGATGGGCAGCACCTGGGCTGCCAAGTTGACGATGTCGCCTCCGTCTCCCACCACTATGGTGTTATCGTCCACGAAGTTGGCTATCTCCCGGCACAGGCGCAAGGGGTGGATGGGCACGGCATCGGAGCGCTCGAACTCCTCTCGCTGCGCCCTTATCTTCTCCTCCTCTTCCCGTAGGGCCTTTAGCCACTGGTCATGTTGGGAGGGGCGGTCGCCCAGTTCAGCTGCCAGGGCCT from Dehalococcoidia bacterium carries:
- a CDS encoding CdaR family protein; this encodes MDDMGSRRAQALAALGKLMASLRANAGLAALSLALATLLWFFTGGEQDDLKRGIIPDLEVPVQPVNLPEGLALASELPRVQVRAQAAADVWDKLTPDDFRAFVVLSGLGEGKHLVPVQLEPRTSRGGLRVLGAVPAELTVELVPLFTKTVPVEAMVTGEPAPGLAPSLPQVTPSEVMVAGPRDLVSLVAKALARVDIRGATAEVLRAVPLEPQDRLGVVVRGVSLQPSIATVTVPIRRAEVGRLVPVEPRLKGTPAPGYNVEEVIAEPAVMVISGPEETVASLNSLQTETVDISDAREDVTATVRLRLPSGVSVQGDARVRVTVRIRPALAQATFGVAPAPRGLAPELTVRGLPPLVQVTIAGPLPLLRTILPQQISAQVALQGLGPGTYRLPIIVLPPQGTTLVAVTPAEVEVTITRP
- the cdaA gene encoding diadenylate cyclase CdaA; this translates as MSLPQALHEAFNRFEPASILDILAIAAIIYAVLVLAKGTVAMALLRGAIILVVVVIILAQVLELRVLQWVLRNSFPALLIAIPVIFQPEIRRFLERLGRTGLWPWSARPPLAETVEAVTETALALSQRRHGAIIVLERGTGLEEYADTGIRLDALVSRQLLEGIFTPTTPLHDGAVIIRGDRILACGCTLPLSARTDGHGLRHRAALGLSEVTDAVCVVVSEETGEVSVAANGRMLTVTDASHLRAVLRSFLLSSPPQIKAVPS
- the argF gene encoding ornithine carbamoyltransferase — translated: MSVNLRGLHVLSVADLGPQGLMATLELARLLKAGKPAPSLAGRILALLFEKPSLRTRLSFEVALRSLGGHCLYFSPQEVGLGVREPVRDVVRVLARHVDVIAVRTFAHSTLEEMARYAKVPIINALSDQEHPTQALGDLLTIWEVKGQLQGVNLAFVGDANNVARSLCLAAAMAGMHFRIASPPGYGMPDDVLTEARRHAQASGGSVATFTRPQEAVDGADVVYTDVWVSMGQEAEAEARRLAFAGFQVNSQLLSLARPDAIFMHNLPAHRGEEVTDEVIEGRHSVVWQQAENKTHAIKALLILLLAAEEAQP
- a CDS encoding helix-hairpin-helix domain-containing protein, giving the protein MAGLWERYSTPVMAALAAPLLVALGFLLGRHTTNAPPLELAPSDVRVYVVGSVRQPGVYALWEGARWMDALEAAGGPTEDADLEAVNLARRVRDEDLIVIPRRGQEGRSALVNINTASARELEALPGIGPVRAEAIVRSRQEEGPFQSIDDLVTRMLIPRSVLEDIKDKVTVGP
- a CDS encoding ComEC/Rec2 family competence protein, coding for MGLAAAAWSDGQPWAVVAASLLWTLSIGLWRGREGLLVLAGVVLVLAAGWRYTSVPRGTSSDIGPLMEVGPVRLRGVVDAEPQALGSAVRYRVAVRHVQVEGGWQAVRGRVLVTMPASTSFQYGDLLELDGELQAPPSFPDFDYRAYLARQGIRALMPYPRARWLAGGMGDAVLARIVELRGRLAGALEEALPEPEASLAQGVLLGKRGALPPQVLQDMDATGLSHLLAASGQNVALIAGVTTLALAWLVGRRQAALVGLALTGSYAFLVGGSPPVVRAAIMGGLHGLALLVGRPGGGLQPLLLAGTAMTAWDPLLADDLSFQLSFASTLGLVWASHPLQSLAWRWLEGRAPAPVLGLLWPLMGVMAMTVAAVAFTLPVMALNFGRLSTVALVANVLAVPAFAPLLLTSAVVAALGVVWEGLAPWLGWVVWPWAAYILGVAKALAALPGAVVSLQNVGMGHVLAYVAALGLATLLLVRKRERRAVALVPLPGRALAMLTLVALAGSVGWLWVSLPHGHLLRVVFMDVGDGAAALITTPAGHRVLIDGGPSGEALMAALGRNLPFWERRLDLVVVTWPKATRLGGLVEAMDRYEVGWVLAAPMAVDTALFRSFQEASRRQGVVQRRGVAGTHVSMGEAALEVLYPQDEGPMALRIRYGTVSFLFLSDLGTWEQEQLLRLHSLKGDVVLLPRGGSEGSLDPVVAREMAPRLAILSVGGGGRSHRDPSPETLALLEGAQVLRTDLHGDIVVETDGRHLWVRHGR
- the rph gene encoding ribonuclease PH; this translates as MIRHDGRRPEDLRPVRIQAGALEFAEGSALIEMGKTRVLCAVTVEPRVPQFARNTGSGWVTAEYGMLPRSSPQRIPRERQSGRVFEIQRLIGRSLRAVTQLDLLGERTFIIDCDVLQADGGTRTAAITGGFVALAQAMHHLWQQGELPSWPLRGQVAAVSVGIVDGIPMLDLSYEEDSRAQVDMNVVMTDAQELVEIQGTAEALPFSRRTLDQLLDLAATGIKELLQVQAQALAQAGIQLP
- a CDS encoding HIT domain-containing protein, yielding MRYCVFCEIVAKREPAEIIYEDDEVMVFRNRLRWVPVMLLAIPKAHMTQDELWRNMGPVGKVAVEIGRKFCPNGFRLLSNFGFDAMQSQEHAHVHILGGTFLGEYV